In the genome of Parus major isolate Abel chromosome 3, Parus_major1.1, whole genome shotgun sequence, the window aatGGGAAGATATGGAAGATGATAGTGATGAAAAGGATAGCTGCAGTACTGATAAAGACTATGATTCAGAAGGTCCTTTGTCAGATGATGAGGTTAATGGACCAACAAAGGAATTCCTTTTTATGCAAGAGGAAACCAGGAGTCGTTTCACCGAATATTCTATGTCATCTTCAGTAATAAGACGAAATGAGCAGTTAACCCTGTTGGATGACAGATTTGAGAAGGTGAGGCAGCTCAAGAGTGTAACTGTCTTTGTGTATTCTTCATTTCATCAGGCAGTGTCCTGTATACCTGTGctgattttactgcttttagGAGTCAGGGCATcaagctgctgctctttgcatGTGTTTAATACTGGGCACATTTAGAGGCTTGTGTCACCTAGGTTATAGTGTTAATTGCTATTGAAAGGCCTAGCACTGATGGAGGTAAACGAAATTACTCCAATGACGATATGAGCATTCATAATTAGTGTTAACACTTTTGTCTGAGAGGCTCAGTTCAACACAGCAAACCATTTACAGGTCCCTGGTGAAGTATAAATTCATGAAGTGATGTCAGAGTGGTGGAAATAGGGGGTGTAACTTTTGTTCTGAGCAGTGACAGACTTCTTAAGGCATAGATTGAAATAATGCATCAgaataaaagatgttttctaGGAGCTGATTTATGTATTATTATAACTTTGTGAGTCCAATGTGGAAAGAATACTAACAGTAAGGAGGAAATCCTACTGCAGATGTTTGGCAGTTCAGCAAAtcagaggagagaggaaaaagagggaaatataaagaaatgtgTGACTCTTCTTTGAGCTATCAAGAAGTTGCATAACAAATGTGGTCTAATTGCAGATATCCACttctttattttagttttatgaACAATTTGATGAAGATGAGATTGGAGCCTTAGATAACGTGGAGTTAGAAGGCTACATTAACACAGACAATGCTCGGTTGCAGGAAGTCCTGGATGATTACtacaaagagaaagcaaagaagtATGTATTCCCAGAAGTAGTGCTTCACATAAGTAGTTCTGTAATCCTCTGTTTATATGAAAATTTTGGGTGTGTTGTTTCAAGTTCATGTACTCAAAGATTGCATCCCGCAATAAATGCATCTGCATATGAGTATTATCCATTTGTATGATAAAATTAAGTGGAGGAATTTTGTTGATTTGAGTAGGTTATGCTCCTTTTGTATAACTGTTGAACATAATGTAAGCAGTATCTATTAGAGGCATTCATTCTCTTGAAAAGTAGAAATACTTCTTTTGTTGACTGTGTCTTTGTTCTAAtgtttttagtttattttgAGGAGGCTTACATAAGGAAACTtaatttttgctgaaaatttcATTGGAAATGGCTTTCTTGGGTCTGGGGCTTTTCTTAAGGGAGTCTGGgattatataattttttcaagAAGAGATAAACTGCATTTATATCTTCTCTGAACTTTTTCAAAGTTGTGTGAAAATGGATGCTCTTGAACCTGATGAAGATTTGGACTCTCCTGCTAATGAAGAAAGTGAGGACgaaaaggaagaaatagtaACTGTAGTTATTGAGGAGTCAAAAGAAAAGTGGGATTGTGAATCCATTTTGAGTAAGTATTTTGGAGTTTGCTTATTTGTTCTTAGGATTTCAAAGTAAATGATAGATGATTTCAGAACTTTCCTGACAGTGCTTCAGGTAAAATGGTTTATTCTCTTGAGCACAACAGGAGGAATTTACAAAACCTAAGTAGCAGTACAATTCATAATTTCTATTTGCAAGCCTTTCTTGagtactttcttttttctttgtgacttAGGTACCTATTCAAACTTGTATAATCACCCAACACTTATTAAGGAGCCATCAAAGGTAAAATTCATAAACTTTCTCTGATGAATAACACTGGGCAAACTTGAGAtaaatgtctgtgttttctcAATGGGTATCTGTTTCAAAGACAGGGAGCAGAAATGAGAGTTGGGCAGGGTTCTGATATTATTTCTTCACTAAGGAAGAatttggatatatttttttcttattaaaaggaaaactgagtCAATTCAAAATTTCTCCAATAGGTAGGGAGAAACAGAGCAAGGAATTtcctttgttgttgtttgtgaGACACATTTGTGTAACCTGTGTCTTCCAGCCACATATTTGTTCAGGTTTACTTTCCTGTGGTCTGAAACAATTTATTCTACTTCTTTGGTCTTCCATGTCTTCCCCATTATTAGAGCACAGCTCGATATCCCCAAATTTGAAATGGAACCTTTTTCTTGCAAGCTTATAAGGGAATATTATGTAACTATttaagttctttattttttcagtaatggtgaaataaaaatgtattacttGTTCTGGAAGGCCAGGTTTTTGTCACAGATGTTTTGATTTCTTACTTTGGGATTAATGTGTGTTTTTGTGAGGGAGTTAAATAGTATGAGGAGACTTAACATTTATTACTGTTAAATCTGGATCTGAAGTTTTTACACTGATAAGGCAGTGCCATGTGCACTTTTTGGAAGGAAAGCTAGGGGCCACTAATTCATATGCACTCTCTATTTTAGCCCAAGCCAATAAAAATTTCTCAGAAGACTGGAATTCCCCTACACATCTTGCCTCAGAGAGGTCTCACTGCTAAGCAGGTGGAACGCATGCAAATGATAAATGGCAGTGACCTGCCAAAAGCATCGACACAGCCTCGTTccaaagctgaaagcaaagagGATCGCAAAGCCAGAAAACAGGCAATAAAAGAGGAGCGAAAGGTATGCCTGACTGCAAATAAAACCTTGCAAAGCATTTTATATTACCTGAATTCTGTCTTACAAACTTTGTTTGAAGCTCACTTGTCATGTCTGAAGGTAATGGGAAAAATTTGTTGGTCTCAAAGGACTAATTATTGcttctttgcaaaaaaaaaaaatcatctactGGAAAGAAAGTTATCATCATACTTTTGGCTTACTGGTTTCTAGTATCAAAACTTGGGGTCTTTTACTGTGGCTGCTACTGTAGATACAGCTTCTGAAGGAGTATCAGATTTCTTTACAACTTAGAGTAGCAAAGGAAATAGTTGCAATGTCTCAGATCACACAAAGTGAAAAGTATCTgaaagaaatgtggaaaatcCTAATTGGCCACAATGAAATCCTAGCTGTCTTATTTAGGAACAGAAATTGCCAGCGTATTAGGAACTTCAACTAACCAAAGATGTTTATCCTGTTGGTACACATACTAATTTGACTACTAATAATTAGTgccataaataatatttttggcCAGATTGCTCTTTTCATGATTTAGAAGTTATTGGAATGGTTTGATTTTGCATGTTAGTAtctattttctaaatttctcaTTAATCCTATGTACAGGAACGCAGAATGGAGAAGAAAGCCAACAAGCTGGCCTTCAAACAGGAGAAGACAAGACAAGAGAAAGAGTTGCTcaatctgaaacaaaatgtgCAAGGTCTGAAGCTGTCCTGATGAAACTGTGGAGACAAccctaatttttcatttatattgaGAAAGGAACTGCTGCCTCACACTTCTGCCAGTCCTGCTCAAAGGGGGATTGTTCAAATCTCACTGTAACAAGATCCTGTAACTTGTCactttttctgaagtgaaattctatataaaataacatattGGTGATATCTATTCTGTCATGAGTGACATGGCAACTGCTGCACACTTTCATTACAGtagaaatgtattaaaattatgaatatttttcttacaagtTATCACTGAACAgagttatatatatatttgttgaATGCATTCAACAAATCAGCAAAATCCTACAGATTTGATCTGATTAGATTCttctattaaattatttcagtttacaaaacagtattttcatttatgtcTTCTCTCTCTTACACTGATGGTTGAATATAGTTCCTTGCTATGATAGAGTTTTGTAAGTCAAGGAGTTTACACCCACTCCTTGGTCCTTATTTTTGGGTAGgttatttattgttttggtACTATGATGGAAGCCTTTTGTAAATAAAGGTGTCTGGAAAGCTGTTTTGTAGCTAGACGTCCCTGTTACCTAACATGAGTTTTACATTTCCTGACAAATAAAATCCGTCACAAGGAGTGTTGTAGTTACAGCACTCAGTGACTGATAATGTTGCCATTGGAATTGGCTTTGCTGGATGTGAGCAGTGTGAGTGTGAGCAGGAtggcaaacaaacagcagaTACTTGGATAAATAGTTTGTGTTTGCAGATGGTCACTGTTGGTGTTTCT includes:
- the LTV1 gene encoding protein LTV1 homolog — translated: MPHKKKKPFIEKKKAVTFHLVHRSQRDPLAADDTAPQRVLLPTQKGHEEQRREEQRKYGVFFDDDYDYLQHLKEASGPSELVPSVRGQQSRIVITSEGHIEDEIQRISAPSIKLPSSVFATEFEEDVGLLNKAAPVSGPRLDFDPDIVAALDDDFDFDNPENILEDDFVLQANKPQKRGPGAEDEDEWEDMEDDSDEKDSCSTDKDYDSEGPLSDDEVNGPTKEFLFMQEETRSRFTEYSMSSSVIRRNEQLTLLDDRFEKFYEQFDEDEIGALDNVELEGYINTDNARLQEVLDDYYKEKAKNCVKMDALEPDEDLDSPANEESEDEKEEIVTVVIEESKEKWDCESILSTYSNLYNHPTLIKEPSKPKPIKISQKTGIPLHILPQRGLTAKQVERMQMINGSDLPKASTQPRSKAESKEDRKARKQAIKEERKERRMEKKANKLAFKQEKTRQEKELLNLKQNVQGLKLS